From a single Labrus bergylta chromosome 14, fLabBer1.1, whole genome shotgun sequence genomic region:
- the LOC109985229 gene encoding LIM domain kinase 1 isoform X3, with amino-acid sequence MSRRDQRFRRGIKGRCCECSCILSHWYYEKEGQLYCKKHYWARYGEHCHGCNESITSGLIMVAGEQKYHPECFTCESCEMFIGDGDTYTLLERTKLYCGHCFSQGVVPTTRSTSPLSKSPHRVALVSFPPHEGGRGGLALATDLSQEKGLLVTVTGLDAAELSPDLLSSIHTGDRVLEVNGVPVSSISREEMNYVIQDTSRPLQLTIEHNPHSTDSLLPSNNAKEDVSCLDPCVHNKLNSAHKLPSLEEEPSQEEEPDVPSNMSLSLPQQQGPRGIRSRHIQRSCSIDKFPLSPGALSLLSNRRDMVRSESLRVDPGDRTHRIFRPSDLIHGEVLGKGFFGQAVKVTHQETGEVMVMKELIRFDEETHKTFLKEVKVMRCLDHPNVLKFIGLFYKDKRINFVSEYIKGGTLRETIIKMDKEFPWGTRVGYAKDIAAGMAYLHSMNVIHRDLNSHNCLVRENQTVVVADFGLARLVMEERNQSQISSLERHGKGTLTELRRPDRRKRYTVVGNPYWMAPEMINGKSYDERVDIFSFGIMICEIIGRVSADPDDLPRSNDFGLNVAGFLQQYHPPQCPSSFLPLAVLCCDIDADKRPSFSKLEEWLGNLLMHLDIGLPLLSEFEQLHRVFWNKQNQQKHLHNQDMTLDSCEKTYCSRTQTKSSDTKGCSENANNHKEFNNQAQSEKSSTFENHMDKEHHTQDNNDKRTENNQFCLGKECEEKSQDKTLFCKSSRIDSSKNGFETCEHNHPLEQPNAKHEPSRPQKVNNSLLDQSNRPRRRCRVLWDSSTENNSFL; translated from the exons ATGTCACGACGGGACCAGAGGTTTCGGAGGGGAATAAAAGGACG GTGTTGTGAGTGTAGCTGCATCCTGTCCCACTGGTACTATGAAAAAGAGGGGCAGCTTTACTGTAAGAAGCACTACTGGGCCCGTTATGGAGAGCACTGCCACGGCTGCAACGAGAGCATTACAAGTGGACTCATTATG GTTGCTGGAGAGCAGAAGTACCACCCTGAATGCTTCACTTGTGAGAGCTGTGAAATGTTCATCGGTGATGGAGACACCTACACACTTCTGGAACGCACTAAACTTTATTG TGGTCACTGTTTCAGTCAGGGGGTAGTACCAACTACAAGGTCAACTTCTCCACTCAGCAAGAGTCCCCATAGGGTCGCACTGGTGTCTTTCCCTCCCCATGAAGGTGGCCGAGGAGGCTTGGCTTTAGCCACTGACCTCAGCCAAGAGAAGGGTCTTCTTGTCACTGTGACAGG GTTAGACGCAGCTGAGCTCAGCCCTGACCTGCTATCCTCTATCCACACTGGCGACCGAGTATTAGAGGTCAACGGTGTGCCTGTCAGCAGCATTTCAAGAGAAGAA ATGAACTATGTTATTCAGGACACAAGCAGACCGTTGCAGCTAACCATTGAACACAACCCACATTCAACTGACAGCCTACTTCCCTCAAACAATGCCAAGGAAGATGTCAGCTGTCTTGATCCCTGCGTCCACAACAAACTTAATTCAGCCCACAAACTTCCGAGTCTCGAGGAAGAACCAAGTCAAGAAGAGGAGCCAGATGTACCAAGCAACATGAGCCTCTCCCTGCCTCAGCAACAAGGGCCAAGGGGAATACGATCCAGACATATTCA GCGCAGCTGTAGTATAGACAAATTTCCATTGTCCCCTGGAGCACTGTCACTTTTATCCAATAGAAGGGACATGGTTCGCTCAGAGTCTCTACGCGTAGACCCTGGAGATCGGACCCATCGCATCTTCAGACCTTCAGACCTCATCCATGGAGAAGTACTAGGCAAGGGCTTCTTTGGACAGGCTGTCAAG GTAACGCATCAGGAGACAGGGGAGGTGATGGTGATGAAAGAGTTAATACGGTTTGATGAAGAGACACACAAGACTTTCTTAAAGGAG GTGAAGGTGATGCGCTGCCTAGACCATCCAAACGTTCTCAAGTTCATTGGATTGTTTTATAAAGATAAACGAATCAACTTTGTCTCTGAATACATCAAGGGAGGAACTCTCAGAGAAACCATCATTAAAATG GACAAGGAGTTTCCCTGGGGAACTAGAGTGGGTTATGCCAAAGACATTGCAGCTGGAATG GCCTATCTACACTCCATGAATGTTATCCATCGAGATCTTAACTCACACAACTGCCTGGTCAGAGAG AACCAGACTGTGGTTGTGGCAGATTTTGGACTAGCCAGGCtggtgatggaggagagaaatCAGAGCCAAATATCCTCTCTAGAAAGGCATGGGAAGGGGACACTAACAGAGCTCCGCAGGCCTGATCGGAGAAAACGGTACACTGTGGTTGGAAACCCCTACTGGATGGCCCCTGAGATGATCAATG GGAAAAGTTATGATGAACGAGTGGACATCTTTTCTTTTGGTATAATGATATGTGAG ATAATAGGTAGAGTGAGTGCAGACCCAGATGACCTTCCCCGGTCAAATGACTTTGGCCTAAATGTAGCAGGTTTCCTACAGCAGTACCACCCTCCACAGTGCCCATCATCTTTCCTGCCGCTGGCCGTCCTCTGCTGTGACATCGATGCTGATAAACG TCCGTCATTTTCAAAGCTGGAGGAATGGCTTGGGAACCTTCTGATGCACCTAGACATTGGTCTACCTCTGCTATCTGAATTTGAGCAACTCCACAGAGTCTTCTGGAACAAACAAAACCAGCAAAAGCACTTACACAACCAGGATATGACTCTTGACTCTTGTGAAAAAACCTACTGTTCcaggacacaaacaaagagTTCAGACACCAAGGGTTGTtcagaaaatgcaaataatcaCAAAGAGTTTAACAACCAAGCTCAGAGTGAAAAAAGTAGCACATTTGAAAACCATATGGACAAAGAGCATCACACTCAGGACAACAATGACAAAAGAACTGAGAACAACCAATTTTGTTTAGGCAAGGAATGTGAAGAAAAGTCACAAGACAAGACTCTGTTTTGCAAATCTTCAAGGATAGACTCGAGCAAAAATGGGTTTGAAACGTGTGAACACAATCACCCCTTGGAACAACCAAATGCCAAGCATGAGCCCTCAAGACCGCAGAAGGTCAACAACTCACTGCTGGATCAGTCTAACAGGCCCAGGAGAAGATGTAGAGTTCTGTGGGACAGCTCTACAGAGAACAACTCTTTTCTCTGA
- the LOC109985229 gene encoding LIM domain kinase 1 isoform X1, translating into MSRRDQRFRRGIKGRSSCSKRKPSRTTDRTGRKPWCCECSCILSHWYYEKEGQLYCKKHYWARYGEHCHGCNESITSGLIMVAGEQKYHPECFTCESCEMFIGDGDTYTLLERTKLYCGHCFSQGVVPTTRSTSPLSKSPHRVALVSFPPHEGGRGGLALATDLSQEKGLLVTVTGLDAAELSPDLLSSIHTGDRVLEVNGVPVSSISREEMNYVIQDTSRPLQLTIEHNPHSTDSLLPSNNAKEDVSCLDPCVHNKLNSAHKLPSLEEEPSQEEEPDVPSNMSLSLPQQQGPRGIRSRHIQRSCSIDKFPLSPGALSLLSNRRDMVRSESLRVDPGDRTHRIFRPSDLIHGEVLGKGFFGQAVKVTHQETGEVMVMKELIRFDEETHKTFLKEVKVMRCLDHPNVLKFIGLFYKDKRINFVSEYIKGGTLRETIIKMDKEFPWGTRVGYAKDIAAGMAYLHSMNVIHRDLNSHNCLVRENQTVVVADFGLARLVMEERNQSQISSLERHGKGTLTELRRPDRRKRYTVVGNPYWMAPEMINGKSYDERVDIFSFGIMICEIIGRVSADPDDLPRSNDFGLNVAGFLQQYHPPQCPSSFLPLAVLCCDIDADKRPSFSKLEEWLGNLLMHLDIGLPLLSEFEQLHRVFWNKQNQQKHLHNQDMTLDSCEKTYCSRTQTKSSDTKGCSENANNHKEFNNQAQSEKSSTFENHMDKEHHTQDNNDKRTENNQFCLGKECEEKSQDKTLFCKSSRIDSSKNGFETCEHNHPLEQPNAKHEPSRPQKVNNSLLDQSNRPRRRCRVLWDSSTENNSFL; encoded by the exons ATGTCACGACGGGACCAGAGGTTTCGGAGGGGAATAAAAGGACG ATCTTCTTGTTCTAAAAGGAAACCCAGCAGGACAACAGACAGAACAGGGAGGAAACCATG GTGTTGTGAGTGTAGCTGCATCCTGTCCCACTGGTACTATGAAAAAGAGGGGCAGCTTTACTGTAAGAAGCACTACTGGGCCCGTTATGGAGAGCACTGCCACGGCTGCAACGAGAGCATTACAAGTGGACTCATTATG GTTGCTGGAGAGCAGAAGTACCACCCTGAATGCTTCACTTGTGAGAGCTGTGAAATGTTCATCGGTGATGGAGACACCTACACACTTCTGGAACGCACTAAACTTTATTG TGGTCACTGTTTCAGTCAGGGGGTAGTACCAACTACAAGGTCAACTTCTCCACTCAGCAAGAGTCCCCATAGGGTCGCACTGGTGTCTTTCCCTCCCCATGAAGGTGGCCGAGGAGGCTTGGCTTTAGCCACTGACCTCAGCCAAGAGAAGGGTCTTCTTGTCACTGTGACAGG GTTAGACGCAGCTGAGCTCAGCCCTGACCTGCTATCCTCTATCCACACTGGCGACCGAGTATTAGAGGTCAACGGTGTGCCTGTCAGCAGCATTTCAAGAGAAGAA ATGAACTATGTTATTCAGGACACAAGCAGACCGTTGCAGCTAACCATTGAACACAACCCACATTCAACTGACAGCCTACTTCCCTCAAACAATGCCAAGGAAGATGTCAGCTGTCTTGATCCCTGCGTCCACAACAAACTTAATTCAGCCCACAAACTTCCGAGTCTCGAGGAAGAACCAAGTCAAGAAGAGGAGCCAGATGTACCAAGCAACATGAGCCTCTCCCTGCCTCAGCAACAAGGGCCAAGGGGAATACGATCCAGACATATTCA GCGCAGCTGTAGTATAGACAAATTTCCATTGTCCCCTGGAGCACTGTCACTTTTATCCAATAGAAGGGACATGGTTCGCTCAGAGTCTCTACGCGTAGACCCTGGAGATCGGACCCATCGCATCTTCAGACCTTCAGACCTCATCCATGGAGAAGTACTAGGCAAGGGCTTCTTTGGACAGGCTGTCAAG GTAACGCATCAGGAGACAGGGGAGGTGATGGTGATGAAAGAGTTAATACGGTTTGATGAAGAGACACACAAGACTTTCTTAAAGGAG GTGAAGGTGATGCGCTGCCTAGACCATCCAAACGTTCTCAAGTTCATTGGATTGTTTTATAAAGATAAACGAATCAACTTTGTCTCTGAATACATCAAGGGAGGAACTCTCAGAGAAACCATCATTAAAATG GACAAGGAGTTTCCCTGGGGAACTAGAGTGGGTTATGCCAAAGACATTGCAGCTGGAATG GCCTATCTACACTCCATGAATGTTATCCATCGAGATCTTAACTCACACAACTGCCTGGTCAGAGAG AACCAGACTGTGGTTGTGGCAGATTTTGGACTAGCCAGGCtggtgatggaggagagaaatCAGAGCCAAATATCCTCTCTAGAAAGGCATGGGAAGGGGACACTAACAGAGCTCCGCAGGCCTGATCGGAGAAAACGGTACACTGTGGTTGGAAACCCCTACTGGATGGCCCCTGAGATGATCAATG GGAAAAGTTATGATGAACGAGTGGACATCTTTTCTTTTGGTATAATGATATGTGAG ATAATAGGTAGAGTGAGTGCAGACCCAGATGACCTTCCCCGGTCAAATGACTTTGGCCTAAATGTAGCAGGTTTCCTACAGCAGTACCACCCTCCACAGTGCCCATCATCTTTCCTGCCGCTGGCCGTCCTCTGCTGTGACATCGATGCTGATAAACG TCCGTCATTTTCAAAGCTGGAGGAATGGCTTGGGAACCTTCTGATGCACCTAGACATTGGTCTACCTCTGCTATCTGAATTTGAGCAACTCCACAGAGTCTTCTGGAACAAACAAAACCAGCAAAAGCACTTACACAACCAGGATATGACTCTTGACTCTTGTGAAAAAACCTACTGTTCcaggacacaaacaaagagTTCAGACACCAAGGGTTGTtcagaaaatgcaaataatcaCAAAGAGTTTAACAACCAAGCTCAGAGTGAAAAAAGTAGCACATTTGAAAACCATATGGACAAAGAGCATCACACTCAGGACAACAATGACAAAAGAACTGAGAACAACCAATTTTGTTTAGGCAAGGAATGTGAAGAAAAGTCACAAGACAAGACTCTGTTTTGCAAATCTTCAAGGATAGACTCGAGCAAAAATGGGTTTGAAACGTGTGAACACAATCACCCCTTGGAACAACCAAATGCCAAGCATGAGCCCTCAAGACCGCAGAAGGTCAACAACTCACTGCTGGATCAGTCTAACAGGCCCAGGAGAAGATGTAGAGTTCTGTGGGACAGCTCTACAGAGAACAACTCTTTTCTCTGA
- the LOC109985229 gene encoding LIM domain kinase 1 isoform X2, with protein MSRRDQRFRRGIKGRKPSRTTDRTGRKPWCCECSCILSHWYYEKEGQLYCKKHYWARYGEHCHGCNESITSGLIMVAGEQKYHPECFTCESCEMFIGDGDTYTLLERTKLYCGHCFSQGVVPTTRSTSPLSKSPHRVALVSFPPHEGGRGGLALATDLSQEKGLLVTVTGLDAAELSPDLLSSIHTGDRVLEVNGVPVSSISREEMNYVIQDTSRPLQLTIEHNPHSTDSLLPSNNAKEDVSCLDPCVHNKLNSAHKLPSLEEEPSQEEEPDVPSNMSLSLPQQQGPRGIRSRHIQRSCSIDKFPLSPGALSLLSNRRDMVRSESLRVDPGDRTHRIFRPSDLIHGEVLGKGFFGQAVKVTHQETGEVMVMKELIRFDEETHKTFLKEVKVMRCLDHPNVLKFIGLFYKDKRINFVSEYIKGGTLRETIIKMDKEFPWGTRVGYAKDIAAGMAYLHSMNVIHRDLNSHNCLVRENQTVVVADFGLARLVMEERNQSQISSLERHGKGTLTELRRPDRRKRYTVVGNPYWMAPEMINGKSYDERVDIFSFGIMICEIIGRVSADPDDLPRSNDFGLNVAGFLQQYHPPQCPSSFLPLAVLCCDIDADKRPSFSKLEEWLGNLLMHLDIGLPLLSEFEQLHRVFWNKQNQQKHLHNQDMTLDSCEKTYCSRTQTKSSDTKGCSENANNHKEFNNQAQSEKSSTFENHMDKEHHTQDNNDKRTENNQFCLGKECEEKSQDKTLFCKSSRIDSSKNGFETCEHNHPLEQPNAKHEPSRPQKVNNSLLDQSNRPRRRCRVLWDSSTENNSFL; from the exons ATGTCACGACGGGACCAGAGGTTTCGGAGGGGAATAAAAGGACG GAAACCCAGCAGGACAACAGACAGAACAGGGAGGAAACCATG GTGTTGTGAGTGTAGCTGCATCCTGTCCCACTGGTACTATGAAAAAGAGGGGCAGCTTTACTGTAAGAAGCACTACTGGGCCCGTTATGGAGAGCACTGCCACGGCTGCAACGAGAGCATTACAAGTGGACTCATTATG GTTGCTGGAGAGCAGAAGTACCACCCTGAATGCTTCACTTGTGAGAGCTGTGAAATGTTCATCGGTGATGGAGACACCTACACACTTCTGGAACGCACTAAACTTTATTG TGGTCACTGTTTCAGTCAGGGGGTAGTACCAACTACAAGGTCAACTTCTCCACTCAGCAAGAGTCCCCATAGGGTCGCACTGGTGTCTTTCCCTCCCCATGAAGGTGGCCGAGGAGGCTTGGCTTTAGCCACTGACCTCAGCCAAGAGAAGGGTCTTCTTGTCACTGTGACAGG GTTAGACGCAGCTGAGCTCAGCCCTGACCTGCTATCCTCTATCCACACTGGCGACCGAGTATTAGAGGTCAACGGTGTGCCTGTCAGCAGCATTTCAAGAGAAGAA ATGAACTATGTTATTCAGGACACAAGCAGACCGTTGCAGCTAACCATTGAACACAACCCACATTCAACTGACAGCCTACTTCCCTCAAACAATGCCAAGGAAGATGTCAGCTGTCTTGATCCCTGCGTCCACAACAAACTTAATTCAGCCCACAAACTTCCGAGTCTCGAGGAAGAACCAAGTCAAGAAGAGGAGCCAGATGTACCAAGCAACATGAGCCTCTCCCTGCCTCAGCAACAAGGGCCAAGGGGAATACGATCCAGACATATTCA GCGCAGCTGTAGTATAGACAAATTTCCATTGTCCCCTGGAGCACTGTCACTTTTATCCAATAGAAGGGACATGGTTCGCTCAGAGTCTCTACGCGTAGACCCTGGAGATCGGACCCATCGCATCTTCAGACCTTCAGACCTCATCCATGGAGAAGTACTAGGCAAGGGCTTCTTTGGACAGGCTGTCAAG GTAACGCATCAGGAGACAGGGGAGGTGATGGTGATGAAAGAGTTAATACGGTTTGATGAAGAGACACACAAGACTTTCTTAAAGGAG GTGAAGGTGATGCGCTGCCTAGACCATCCAAACGTTCTCAAGTTCATTGGATTGTTTTATAAAGATAAACGAATCAACTTTGTCTCTGAATACATCAAGGGAGGAACTCTCAGAGAAACCATCATTAAAATG GACAAGGAGTTTCCCTGGGGAACTAGAGTGGGTTATGCCAAAGACATTGCAGCTGGAATG GCCTATCTACACTCCATGAATGTTATCCATCGAGATCTTAACTCACACAACTGCCTGGTCAGAGAG AACCAGACTGTGGTTGTGGCAGATTTTGGACTAGCCAGGCtggtgatggaggagagaaatCAGAGCCAAATATCCTCTCTAGAAAGGCATGGGAAGGGGACACTAACAGAGCTCCGCAGGCCTGATCGGAGAAAACGGTACACTGTGGTTGGAAACCCCTACTGGATGGCCCCTGAGATGATCAATG GGAAAAGTTATGATGAACGAGTGGACATCTTTTCTTTTGGTATAATGATATGTGAG ATAATAGGTAGAGTGAGTGCAGACCCAGATGACCTTCCCCGGTCAAATGACTTTGGCCTAAATGTAGCAGGTTTCCTACAGCAGTACCACCCTCCACAGTGCCCATCATCTTTCCTGCCGCTGGCCGTCCTCTGCTGTGACATCGATGCTGATAAACG TCCGTCATTTTCAAAGCTGGAGGAATGGCTTGGGAACCTTCTGATGCACCTAGACATTGGTCTACCTCTGCTATCTGAATTTGAGCAACTCCACAGAGTCTTCTGGAACAAACAAAACCAGCAAAAGCACTTACACAACCAGGATATGACTCTTGACTCTTGTGAAAAAACCTACTGTTCcaggacacaaacaaagagTTCAGACACCAAGGGTTGTtcagaaaatgcaaataatcaCAAAGAGTTTAACAACCAAGCTCAGAGTGAAAAAAGTAGCACATTTGAAAACCATATGGACAAAGAGCATCACACTCAGGACAACAATGACAAAAGAACTGAGAACAACCAATTTTGTTTAGGCAAGGAATGTGAAGAAAAGTCACAAGACAAGACTCTGTTTTGCAAATCTTCAAGGATAGACTCGAGCAAAAATGGGTTTGAAACGTGTGAACACAATCACCCCTTGGAACAACCAAATGCCAAGCATGAGCCCTCAAGACCGCAGAAGGTCAACAACTCACTGCTGGATCAGTCTAACAGGCCCAGGAGAAGATGTAGAGTTCTGTGGGACAGCTCTACAGAGAACAACTCTTTTCTCTGA